One genomic segment of [Phormidium] sp. ETS-05 includes these proteins:
- a CDS encoding TROVE domain-containing protein, whose amino-acid sequence MDYKFFFQKQNQNTPQNQPIPGREQEMIRGRSGGYMFDAGIWKLLRRCLLIGTAESTYYANKKALTDDFVAVLHSAVAENPRRVAEEIIYASDGRSINNSAPIFALVLLSMGETPEAKKVFLEIFPQVVRTGSHFYEWLNYTKSLRGFGKVVREAGRNWLSQDAKALAYQLLKYQQRQGFSHRDALRLFHLKPPTEDHNQLFSWVVKGWEELPEAIGSEALAQVWWYEWLKRHPDQTHEAITKGRLTHEMAAPVGKMDVQAWQLLFEEMPVGAMLRNLGSLTEIGVLQGDKTANLDRLESVLNSKERLRKGRIHPLDALKALKIYQSGGRLGMSKKPGNRCRELWIFWKRLWRFLLRWWNPRGRCLCTQLIFPVR is encoded by the coding sequence GTGGATTACAAATTTTTTTTCCAAAAACAGAATCAAAACACGCCCCAAAATCAACCGATTCCTGGACGAGAACAGGAAATGATTCGCGGTCGGTCTGGCGGGTATATGTTTGATGCGGGCATCTGGAAGTTGCTCCGCCGCTGCTTGTTAATCGGTACTGCTGAAAGCACTTATTACGCCAATAAAAAGGCGCTAACAGATGATTTTGTGGCAGTATTGCACTCAGCAGTGGCTGAGAACCCTCGCCGGGTGGCGGAAGAAATTATCTATGCCAGCGATGGCAGGTCAATTAACAACAGTGCCCCGATTTTTGCCCTGGTGTTACTGTCGATGGGGGAAACACCAGAAGCGAAAAAAGTCTTTTTAGAAATTTTCCCGCAAGTGGTGCGCACGGGTAGCCATTTTTATGAATGGTTGAACTATACTAAATCTCTGCGCGGCTTTGGTAAGGTGGTGCGGGAAGCAGGGAGAAATTGGCTATCTCAAGATGCGAAAGCTCTGGCTTATCAATTACTGAAATATCAGCAGCGTCAGGGTTTTTCTCATCGCGATGCTTTGCGGTTGTTCCACCTGAAGCCCCCCACAGAAGACCATAATCAGCTATTTTCTTGGGTGGTGAAGGGTTGGGAGGAATTGCCCGAAGCAATTGGCTCGGAGGCTTTGGCGCAAGTGTGGTGGTATGAATGGCTAAAACGCCATCCTGACCAAACCCACGAAGCGATAACCAAAGGCAGATTAACCCATGAAATGGCGGCTCCTGTAGGCAAAATGGATGTGCAGGCTTGGCAGCTATTGTTTGAGGAAATGCCTGTGGGGGCGATGTTGCGCAATCTGGGCTCCCTCACGGAAATCGGGGTTTTGCAAGGGGATAAAACTGCTAATTTAGACCGGTTGGAGTCGGTACTGAATAGTAAAGAACGTCTGCGGAAAGGTCGAATTCACCCCCTGGATGCGCTTAAAGCGCTGAAAATTTATCAGTCTGGGGGGCGACTGGGTATGAGCAAAAAACCTGGGAACCGGTGCCGAGAATTGTGGATATTTTGGAAAAGACTGTGGCGCTTTCTTTTGAGGTGGTGGAACCCACGGGGAAGGTGTTTATGCACGCAGTTGATATTTCCGGTTCGATGA
- a CDS encoding DUF433 domain-containing protein, whose translation MNVDNRSLSNVWQGIEKTLGVCGGDARISNTRIPIWSLVNYRRLGASDARIFQDFPQLTAEDLVNAWAYADSHQEEIEEAIRRNER comes from the coding sequence ATGAATGTAGATAACAGAAGTTTAAGTAACGTTTGGCAAGGCATTGAAAAAACGCTAGGAGTATGTGGCGGTGATGCCAGAATCTCTAATACTCGCATCCCTATTTGGTCGTTGGTAAATTATCGCCGCTTAGGGGCTTCTGACGCTAGAATATTCCAGGATTTCCCCCAGTTGACAGCCGAGGATTTAGTCAATGCTTGGGCTTATGCTGACTCTCATCAAGAGGAAATTGAGGAAGCAATTCGCAGAAATGAGAGGTAA
- a CDS encoding quinone-dependent dihydroorotate dehydrogenase: MDIYKTLLRPLIFSNVQPDPEWWHHQTMQTLRALEATSGSPPGDWVKSQVGRICCFAAPSLEVNLWGLRFPNPIGLAAGFDKNGEASTVWPSLGFGFMEMGTVTYHPQPGNPRPRMFRLPADLAAINRMGFNNQGAEALAQKLAFVKDKKGIHLPVPLGINLGKSKITPIEEAPGDYLASFRLLKSWGDYFAVNVSSPNTPGLRSLQAANQLAPILDALQQENQGEKPILVKIAPDLAWEDIAEIIAVANQYQLAGIIATNTTISRDNLETKIINLTGQPVTEEAGGLSGAPLRQRSTEVIRFIYQQTGGKLPIIGTGGIFTAADAWEKITAGATLLEAYTGLIYEGPLMVRHILEGLVAKLEENGLNSITEAVGFAGKL, encoded by the coding sequence ATGGACATCTACAAAACTCTACTCCGCCCCCTGATTTTCTCTAACGTACAACCGGACCCGGAATGGTGGCACCATCAAACGATGCAAACCCTGCGGGCTCTGGAAGCTACCAGCGGTAGTCCTCCCGGTGATTGGGTGAAATCTCAGGTAGGGCGCATTTGCTGTTTTGCGGCTCCCTCCCTAGAGGTGAATTTATGGGGGCTGCGGTTTCCTAACCCGATCGGACTCGCCGCCGGTTTCGACAAAAACGGCGAAGCCAGTACCGTTTGGCCCTCTCTCGGCTTCGGTTTCATGGAAATGGGCACCGTCACCTACCATCCCCAACCGGGCAACCCCCGTCCCCGAATGTTTCGCCTCCCCGCCGACTTGGCAGCGATAAACCGGATGGGATTTAATAATCAAGGAGCAGAAGCCTTAGCACAAAAGTTAGCTTTTGTCAAGGACAAAAAAGGGATTCATCTACCAGTACCACTTGGTATCAACTTAGGTAAATCCAAAATCACCCCCATAGAAGAAGCACCAGGGGATTATTTAGCCAGTTTTCGTCTCCTCAAATCCTGGGGAGACTATTTCGCCGTCAATGTCTCTTCTCCCAACACGCCGGGACTGCGCTCTCTCCAAGCCGCCAATCAACTAGCGCCAATTTTAGACGCATTGCAGCAAGAAAATCAAGGGGAAAAACCCATTTTAGTCAAAATTGCCCCCGACTTAGCATGGGAAGATATCGCCGAAATTATCGCCGTAGCTAACCAATATCAACTCGCCGGAATTATCGCCACTAATACCACAATTTCCCGCGATAATCTGGAAACCAAAATTATCAACTTAACCGGCCAACCCGTCACGGAAGAAGCGGGAGGACTCAGCGGTGCCCCCTTGCGCCAGCGTTCCACAGAAGTCATCCGCTTTATTTACCAACAAACTGGCGGTAAATTACCGATTATTGGCACTGGGGGCATTTTCACCGCCGCCGATGCTTGGGAGAAAATCACTGCTGGCGCTACCCTTCTAGAAGCATACACCGGATTGATTTATGAAGGGCCGTTAATGGTGCGCCATATTCTGGAAGGGTTGGTGGCCAAATTAGAGGAAAATGGTTTAAATTCGATTACCGAAGCTGTGGGGTTTGCGGGTAAGTTATAG